In Deltaproteobacteria bacterium, one DNA window encodes the following:
- a CDS encoding TRAP transporter permease, producing GIFQFTAMNQRVPHVIFACILIFLLYPMKIRGKEDRISWDGYLFALISLAIGLYVLLTWFKKIGAIGMAIPWYEMVMGGILIILCIDAARRTVGWAFPSVAIFFLIYARFGEMLPGPLAHKNYEIERIITSMFITTEGIFGMLAGISATFVFLFILFGSMLREAGGGEFFLRLAYGLFGHVRGGPAKVAVVASSLFGMMSGSGTANVAGTGQITIPLMKRTGYRPHFAGAVETAASAGGLLMPPIMGSAVFIIMELLGVTYLTIIKAAILVAILYYFGLFLMIDIEAQKIGLVGLKKEEIPSLKETLKDGWHFLIPIAVLIYFVVVPKVSVTRAAFWATVSIPAVSMLRWRKRATIKQILDGLEKGARTALPVVAILALGGVVVGMITLTGLGLMMSSLMIEASKGNLLILLFLTMIASIILGMGVPPVAAYIVLAILVVPALTKMGIYPLAAHLFVFYFAVIAGITPPMAPDAFVAAGIADSPMMKTALTACRLALVVFILPYIFVYDNALLLVGSFGKIIWVMVTAVLGVFALASALQGYMRVPIPIPFRGLLLLSALGLIIPGFKTDLIGLGLLFMVSLYQVPDFFKKYGNVLLKEGSYRFGKKKKPSSNQFRGGNR from the coding sequence CCGGCATCTTTCAATTTACCGCCATGAACCAGAGGGTCCCTCATGTGATATTCGCTTGTATCTTAATATTCCTCCTTTACCCCATGAAAATTCGCGGCAAAGAGGATCGTATCAGCTGGGATGGATACCTCTTCGCCCTCATCTCCTTAGCTATTGGGCTTTATGTATTGCTCACTTGGTTTAAAAAGATAGGGGCCATAGGGATGGCTATACCATGGTACGAAATGGTCATGGGGGGCATTCTGATCATTCTCTGCATCGATGCTGCCCGCCGCACAGTGGGATGGGCCTTTCCCAGTGTGGCTATATTTTTCCTTATTTATGCCCGATTTGGTGAGATGCTGCCCGGCCCATTGGCCCATAAGAACTATGAGATAGAGCGCATTATAACCAGCATGTTTATCACAACTGAGGGGATATTCGGCATGCTGGCAGGGATCTCTGCCACCTTCGTCTTTCTTTTCATTCTATTTGGTTCGATGTTGAGGGAGGCGGGCGGAGGGGAATTCTTTCTCCGATTGGCCTATGGCCTGTTTGGCCATGTAAGGGGAGGTCCGGCAAAGGTCGCTGTGGTTGCCAGCTCCCTTTTTGGCATGATGTCAGGCAGCGGAACTGCAAATGTAGCTGGTACTGGACAAATCACCATTCCCTTGATGAAGAGGACAGGTTATCGACCTCATTTTGCTGGGGCAGTGGAAACGGCGGCCAGTGCGGGTGGGCTTTTGATGCCACCTATCATGGGGAGTGCGGTGTTCATAATTATGGAACTCTTAGGGGTGACTTATCTTACCATCATAAAAGCAGCAATCTTGGTGGCGATCCTCTATTACTTTGGTCTCTTTTTAATGATTGATATCGAGGCCCAGAAAATAGGTCTGGTTGGCCTCAAGAAAGAGGAGATCCCTTCCTTGAAGGAGACCCTCAAGGATGGTTGGCATTTTTTAATCCCTATCGCCGTCTTGATCTATTTTGTTGTGGTGCCTAAGGTCTCTGTGACCAGGGCGGCATTTTGGGCGACAGTGAGCATCCCCGCAGTGAGCATGTTAAGATGGAGAAAGAGGGCAACGATAAAGCAGATCTTAGATGGTTTGGAGAAAGGGGCGCGAACCGCCCTCCCTGTGGTGGCAATCCTTGCCTTGGGTGGGGTAGTGGTAGGGATGATCACCCTCACCGGCCTAGGGCTGATGATGTCATCCCTTATGATCGAAGCATCAAAAGGAAATCTCCTCATCCTGCTGTTTTTAACCATGATTGCCTCTATCATCTTGGGGATGGGGGTTCCCCCTGTGGCTGCCTATATTGTATTGGCCATCTTGGTGGTGCCAGCCTTGACCAAGATGGGGATCTATCCCTTGGCTGCCCATTTGTTTGTCTTTTATTTTGCCGTCATCGCAGGGATTACCCCCCCCATGGCGCCAGATGCCTTTGTCGCCGCGGGGATAGCAGATTCTCCCATGATGAAGACGGCCCTCACGGCGTGTCGCTTGGCCCTGGTCGTCTTTATTCTCCCCTACATCTTTGTCTATGATAATGCGCTTCTTTTAGTAGGGAGTTTTGGGAAGATCATTTGGGTAATGGTCACCGCCGTATTGGGGGTATTTGCCCTGGCCTCAGCCTTGCAGGGCTATATGAGAGTACCAATCCCCATACCCTTTCGCGGGCTGCTACTTCTGAGTGCCCTCGGTCTGATTATACCAGGATTTAAGACGGACCTTATAGGTTTGGGGCTCCTCTTTATGGTGTCCCTATATCAGGTCCCGGATTTCTTCAAAAAATATGGCAATGTGTTGTTAAAGGAAGGATCCTATAGGTTTGGGAAAAAGAAGAAACCCAGTTCAAACCAATTTCGTGGGGGCAATAGATAA